One segment of Clostridium ljungdahlii DSM 13528 DNA contains the following:
- a CDS encoding ammonium transporter, which translates to MNGVNGADTVFVLISAALVMIMTPALALFYAGMVRGKNTLNSTLHSFSALAVISIQWILIGYTLCFGTDIGGIIGGFNFAGLKGVGFAPNADYAATIPQQVYMLFQLMFAIITPALISGSIAERMKFMPWVAFVLLWTTLVYDPIAHWVWGTGGWLKNLGALDFAGGNVVHISSGISGLVAALMLGKRKNVGKPSNLPMTCLGAAILWFGWYGFNAGSALAINDVAVNAFITTNTSAAASAISWSICELLYRKKVTSLGVASGIVAGLVAITPAAGFVSPLASILIGLIGGAICYTTVTFVKSKFGYDDALDAFGCHGVGGIWGGIATGIFAWKAINSAGASGLIHGNPKLVLIQLTAVVASVVYSAIVTFIIIKVIKAVSGIRVTDKDEQIGLDVTEHGEEAYGGMNI; encoded by the coding sequence ATGAACGGAGTAAATGGAGCAGATACAGTTTTCGTACTTATAAGCGCGGCACTAGTAATGATAATGACTCCAGCACTGGCCTTATTTTATGCAGGAATGGTTAGAGGAAAGAACACTTTAAACAGCACTCTTCATAGTTTTTCAGCTTTAGCAGTTATATCTATTCAATGGATACTTATAGGATACACATTGTGTTTTGGTACAGACATTGGGGGAATCATAGGTGGTTTTAATTTTGCAGGTTTAAAAGGAGTTGGATTTGCACCAAATGCAGATTACGCAGCTACTATTCCACAGCAAGTATATATGTTGTTTCAGCTTATGTTTGCTATAATAACTCCAGCACTTATATCAGGATCTATTGCAGAAAGAATGAAATTTATGCCTTGGGTAGCATTTGTTTTACTTTGGACAACTTTAGTTTATGATCCTATTGCTCACTGGGTATGGGGAACAGGTGGATGGCTTAAAAATCTCGGAGCTTTGGATTTTGCAGGTGGTAATGTAGTTCATATTAGTTCAGGTATTTCCGGACTTGTAGCAGCACTTATGCTTGGGAAAAGGAAGAATGTAGGCAAACCTAGTAACCTGCCGATGACATGCTTAGGAGCTGCCATACTTTGGTTTGGTTGGTATGGATTTAATGCTGGAAGTGCACTTGCTATAAATGATGTAGCAGTAAATGCTTTTATAACTACAAATACTTCCGCAGCAGCTTCAGCAATAAGTTGGAGTATTTGTGAACTTCTCTATAGGAAGAAAGTTACTTCTCTTGGAGTCGCTAGTGGAATAGTTGCAGGTCTTGTAGCTATAACTCCAGCTGCAGGTTTTGTAAGTCCTTTAGCTTCAATACTTATTGGATTAATAGGAGGAGCTATTTGTTATACTACTGTTACTTTTGTAAAATCTAAGTTTGGATATGATGATGCACTTGATGCTTTTGGATGTCATGGTGTAGGAGGAATCTGGGGAGGAATTGCTACAGGAATATTTGCATGGAAAGCAATAAACTCTGCCGGTGCGAGTGGACTTATACATGGAAATCCTAAATTGGTTTTAATTCAACTTACAGCAGTTGTGGCAAGTGTTGTATATTCTGCAATAGTTACATTTATAATAATTAAAGTAATTAAAGCTGTAAGTGGTATAAGAGTAACTGATAAAGATGAACAAATTGGACTTGATGTTACAGAACACGGTGAAGAAGCTTATGGAGGAATGAATATTTAA
- a CDS encoding P-II family nitrogen regulator has translation MGDKLTKVDIITSGGRFEELKKALGDIGISGMTVTNVLGCGMQKGHKEYYRGLTMDINLLPKVKVEIIVCEVPVEKVVETAKKVLHTGEMGDGKIFVYNVENVIRISTGDEGKAALQYNKDDKR, from the coding sequence ATGGGAGACAAACTTACTAAGGTTGATATTATTACTTCTGGCGGAAGATTTGAAGAGCTGAAAAAAGCATTAGGAGATATAGGCATTTCAGGTATGACCGTTACAAATGTTTTAGGGTGTGGAATGCAAAAAGGCCATAAAGAATATTATCGTGGGTTAACTATGGATATTAATTTATTGCCTAAAGTTAAAGTAGAGATAATAGTTTGTGAGGTACCTGTAGAGAAAGTTGTTGAAACTGCTAAAAAAGTTCTTCACACTGGAGAAATGGGCGATGGAAAAATATTTGTATATAATGTAGAAAATGTTATACGAATAAGTACTGGTGACGAAGGCAAAGCCGCCCTTCAATATAACAAAGATGATAAAAGGTAA
- a CDS encoding 6-carboxytetrahydropterin synthase — protein MKYNQYRFKFYLNASHSIYLKGILGEEHPHTWEITLDTVKLEDNFIIFNDIEKNIEKYLQKFQDKYINNITPFNTLNPTLENICAYFKECFESLLMENKWLLLSIEISETPTRSYIIDVSDEINYNNISYIKGKEKYNSNNGISIVNQEIDRITKLVIDKNKS, from the coding sequence TTGAAATATAACCAATATAGATTTAAATTTTACCTCAATGCATCACATTCCATATATCTAAAGGGTATTTTGGGTGAAGAACACCCACATACCTGGGAGATTACCCTAGATACAGTTAAGTTAGAAGATAACTTTATTATTTTTAATGATATAGAAAAGAATATTGAAAAATATCTACAAAAGTTTCAAGATAAATATATTAATAACATTACTCCATTTAATACGTTGAATCCAACACTTGAAAACATATGTGCATATTTTAAAGAATGTTTTGAAAGCTTACTAATGGAAAATAAATGGCTTCTATTATCTATAGAGATAAGTGAAACTCCAACACGATCATATATTATTGATGTTTCTGATGAAATTAATTACAATAATATTTCATATATTAAAGGCAAAGAAAAATATAATTCGAATAATGGCATTTCCATTGTAAATCAGGAGATTGATCGGATCACAAAATTAGTTATTGATAAAAATAAATCATAA
- a CDS encoding 6-pyruvoyl-tetrahydropterin synthase-related protein — protein sequence MKFQGYKYKFKINISHSVLINNRRGNLHSHTFEISLFIKIINDDFALYDDVEKIVQEFLNIYDEKELNLIEPFDKIEPTIENVGDFLYVRLKEILKNNNMILVRLEISETPARVYVVNYDENDIKEPGYEEEFKNYKKRMTRIIINNILNTTAKQLTDDLKSSSNTIVEGTWIQEDDKKEKVIEKKNTIKIEESKKTPNAIRHNDKMRKSNHVFLETAGAISVLLIGTIVLLLCIAKTGGYPWGADTYGHIFKGDLLYKSIKEGNIYPLFTQFWYNGVQPFRYWGPLSYYVLAACEFISGGNPINGYVIFIGYSFFIGGLGWLMWGIHQRRILLSLVFGILWFFLPENIRVLFVAGNIPRVIIAALIPYLFYFVWKFVKDDDRSSIIPIALFMCAIIMCHLMIGAMIGIASFIFLSLYSIMNKKIERSFHVILTMLLSFAICGIWIYPALKGGLVSMDSGATSSQMMELLATPFTISLNPFLRLFGIVDREYFYYGLSILIISILGIFVSNKKSVPGFITSIVIFLGTTTAFVPMLEKMPFSQLLWMVRFTPIAYALFIISLLNWTKCKKYFMIIMVVLIAADSSLSFNLSLYPQIKSAEVDNILSSAKNITKQRIALLDNSTFGAYPSFYICSEDKKTSYSYGWAWQGAATAQNIVLLNTALEKGYYNYMFDRSLEMGCDTAVVAKAPMKKNKRDFSIINSAAKLSQYTLYKETSEGYVFHRKTSENFGVVTKYSGLCIGRSASDIPLQYPSFEIGSSWNIEDYTLDELSKYKVIYLSDFRYNSRSKAENMVSKLSSMGIKVIIDMNRIPSDTITNRMVFLGVTAQPITFSTKIPDMFFNNKKYESVNFKDEYKIWNTVYLDNVPQVTGFSWVNGKKVPFLGSGKGKNKNITFLGFNLMFHGMENDDSKVLTIMDTIMRTKSSILPKRTLIPIDLKYGQNSITINSPKNNVNTTVAFLDAYKSNSGEIYSKQNLLNVNKGETKIRVTYPYLFQGIAVSVIGLMGFAFFIIYIYKRVV from the coding sequence GTGAAGTTTCAAGGATATAAGTATAAATTTAAGATAAATATTTCTCATAGTGTTTTAATCAATAATAGACGTGGAAATTTACATTCGCATACGTTTGAAATTTCACTTTTCATAAAAATTATCAACGATGATTTTGCCTTATATGATGATGTTGAAAAAATAGTACAAGAATTTTTGAATATTTATGATGAAAAAGAATTAAACTTGATTGAACCTTTTGATAAGATAGAACCCACAATTGAAAATGTAGGAGATTTCTTATACGTTCGGCTTAAAGAAATATTGAAGAATAATAATATGATACTTGTAAGGTTAGAAATTAGTGAAACTCCTGCAAGGGTTTATGTTGTAAATTATGATGAAAATGATATAAAAGAACCAGGTTACGAGGAAGAGTTTAAAAACTATAAAAAAAGAATGACAAGAATAATTATTAATAATATTTTAAATACTACAGCTAAACAATTAACAGATGATTTAAAAAGTTCAAGTAATACTATTGTTGAAGGAACATGGATACAAGAGGATGATAAAAAGGAGAAAGTTATAGAAAAGAAGAATACTATAAAAATAGAAGAAAGTAAAAAAACTCCTAACGCTATAAGGCATAATGACAAAATGAGAAAAAGTAATCATGTTTTCTTAGAGACAGCAGGAGCAATATCTGTTTTGCTAATTGGAACAATAGTACTTTTACTTTGCATAGCAAAAACAGGAGGATACCCCTGGGGTGCAGATACTTATGGACATATATTTAAAGGAGATTTGCTATACAAAAGTATAAAAGAAGGCAATATATATCCACTCTTTACTCAGTTTTGGTACAATGGCGTACAACCCTTTAGGTATTGGGGACCGCTTTCCTATTATGTACTTGCTGCATGTGAATTTATTTCCGGTGGAAATCCCATTAATGGGTATGTAATTTTTATTGGATATTCATTTTTTATAGGAGGTTTAGGGTGGCTGATGTGGGGTATACACCAGAGAAGGATATTACTTTCCTTAGTTTTTGGAATTCTATGGTTTTTTCTTCCAGAAAATATAAGAGTGCTTTTTGTTGCTGGAAACATACCTAGGGTTATTATTGCAGCACTTATACCTTACTTGTTCTATTTTGTATGGAAATTTGTAAAAGATGATGATAGATCTTCTATTATACCTATTGCACTGTTTATGTGTGCCATAATAATGTGCCATTTAATGATAGGGGCTATGATAGGAATTGCTTCATTTATATTTTTATCTCTTTATTCTATAATGAACAAGAAAATTGAAAGAAGCTTTCATGTTATATTAACAATGCTTTTATCTTTTGCAATTTGTGGAATTTGGATTTATCCTGCTTTAAAGGGCGGACTGGTTTCTATGGATAGTGGAGCTACTTCTTCTCAGATGATGGAGCTTTTAGCTACTCCATTTACTATTTCATTGAATCCATTTTTAAGATTATTTGGTATAGTAGATAGAGAATATTTTTATTATGGATTGTCAATTTTGATTATATCGATTTTGGGAATATTTGTTTCAAACAAAAAAAGTGTACCAGGATTTATTACCTCTATAGTGATATTTCTGGGAACAACTACAGCTTTTGTACCTATGCTTGAAAAGATGCCCTTTAGCCAGCTATTGTGGATGGTTAGATTTACTCCTATAGCCTATGCATTATTTATTATTAGTTTATTGAATTGGACAAAATGTAAAAAATATTTTATGATTATAATGGTGGTTTTAATAGCTGCTGACAGTTCTTTATCATTTAATCTTTCATTATACCCACAAATTAAATCCGCTGAAGTAGACAATATTTTGAGTTCAGCTAAAAATATTACAAAACAGAGAATTGCACTGCTCGACAACAGTACATTTGGGGCATATCCATCTTTTTATATTTGCAGTGAAGACAAGAAAACTTCATATTCCTATGGTTGGGCATGGCAGGGGGCAGCAACGGCTCAAAATATTGTGCTTTTAAATACTGCACTTGAAAAGGGCTATTACAATTATATGTTTGACAGATCCCTTGAAATGGGATGTGATACTGCTGTTGTAGCCAAAGCACCTATGAAAAAGAATAAGAGAGATTTTAGCATTATAAATAGTGCGGCAAAGCTTTCTCAATATACATTATACAAAGAGACAAGCGAGGGTTATGTATTTCATAGAAAAACTTCGGAAAACTTTGGTGTGGTAACAAAATATTCCGGTTTGTGCATAGGGCGTTCTGCATCGGATATACCTCTTCAATATCCTTCTTTTGAAATAGGATCTTCCTGGAATATTGAAGATTATACGTTAGATGAACTTAGTAAATATAAAGTGATTTATCTTTCAGATTTCCGTTATAATAGTAGATCTAAAGCGGAAAATATGGTTTCTAAGTTAAGTAGTATGGGGATAAAGGTTATTATAGATATGAATAGAATTCCGTCAGATACAATTACAAATCGTATGGTTTTTCTTGGGGTTACAGCCCAGCCCATTACGTTTAGTACAAAGATACCGGACATGTTTTTTAACAATAAAAAGTATGAAAGTGTAAATTTTAAAGATGAATATAAAATATGGAATACAGTTTATTTAGATAATGTTCCTCAGGTTACAGGATTCTCTTGGGTCAACGGCAAAAAAGTTCCTTTTCTCGGAAGTGGAAAAGGAAAAAATAAAAATATAACTTTTTTAGGCTTTAATTTAATGTTCCACGGAATGGAAAATGACGACAGCAAAGTACTGACTATAATGGATACAATAATGAGAACTAAATCTTCCATACTGCCTAAGCGGACTCTTATACCTATAGATTTAAAATATGGACAAAATTCAATTACTATAAATTCTCCTAAAAACAATGTCAATACAACAGTTGCATTTTTAGATGCCTATAAAAGTAATAGTGGCGAAATCTATTCAAAACAAAATCTTTTGAATGTAAATAAAGGCGAAACTAAAATTAGAGTTACTTATCCCTATTTATTTCAAGGAATAGCTGTATCTGTAATAGGACTAATGGGGTTTGCATTTTTTATTATTTATATATATAAAAGGGTGGTCTAA
- a CDS encoding GGDEF domain-containing protein has protein sequence MMKKRASENYLIKILLIFIITAAFISALWLDVFYEIGNHKKNIIDAFSREQYSITNQLSDRLQESLNDYVQNKGFTLHSAEEKVISEIIKKEINSQNKYVFFYNSKNILFERNYLTTEQYKGKGLKDSFNLWEYNGGSNLDEVKSLMNSGISGKGEIVKDSKKGKEMVSWCFFKVLNEKYVIGMSTSEDYLFRETLFNQHIVRLYILAGIATMAIIILSVAFSLYLYFMFKKVKNLKNQLKNKNIQVQNFVSTISQLEKSARKATICDPLTGVYNRKFFYTILPKMNEELFLPIAAIRVNIEGIKNINNVLGRGKGDEVLVELAEILLESCNESDIVSRISDNKFVLIMINTDREAAFRKVDEIGEKIKNSFIGAICSISFGISVKTSETQNLFRILKSAEKNIRQL, from the coding sequence ATGATGAAGAAAAGAGCATCAGAAAATTATTTAATAAAAATACTTTTAATCTTTATAATAACTGCAGCCTTTATTTCAGCATTGTGGCTCGACGTATTTTATGAAATAGGCAATCATAAAAAGAATATAATAGATGCTTTTTCAAGAGAGCAATATTCAATTACTAATCAATTATCAGACAGGCTACAGGAAAGTTTAAATGATTATGTACAAAATAAGGGATTTACATTACATTCAGCAGAAGAAAAGGTTATAAGCGAGATTATTAAAAAGGAGATAAATTCTCAAAATAAATATGTGTTTTTTTATAATAGCAAGAATATTTTATTTGAAAGAAATTATTTAACCACTGAACAGTATAAGGGTAAAGGATTAAAAGATAGTTTTAATTTATGGGAATATAATGGCGGCAGTAACTTGGATGAAGTAAAAAGTCTCATGAACTCTGGGATAAGTGGTAAAGGTGAAATTGTAAAGGACAGTAAAAAGGGAAAAGAAATGGTTTCCTGGTGCTTTTTTAAAGTATTAAACGAAAAATATGTTATAGGAATGTCAACTTCAGAAGATTATCTATTTAGAGAGACTTTATTTAATCAACACATTGTAAGATTATATATTCTTGCTGGAATAGCTACTATGGCAATTATAATACTTTCAGTGGCTTTTTCACTATACTTGTATTTTATGTTTAAAAAGGTAAAAAATCTTAAAAACCAACTTAAAAATAAGAATATTCAAGTACAAAACTTTGTTTCTACAATAAGTCAGCTGGAGAAATCTGCACGTAAAGCTACTATATGTGATCCACTTACGGGAGTTTATAATAGAAAATTTTTTTATACCATCCTTCCTAAAATGAATGAGGAGTTATTTTTGCCTATTGCAGCAATTAGAGTGAATATAGAAGGTATAAAAAATATAAATAATGTTTTAGGTCGTGGAAAGGGTGATGAGGTATTAGTAGAATTAGCAGAAATACTTTTAGAAAGTTGTAATGAATCTGATATTGTTTCAAGAATAAGTGATAATAAATTTGTATTGATTATGATTAACACAGATAGAGAAGCTGCTTTCAGAAAAGTAGATGAAATAGGAGAAAAAATAAAAAATAGTTTTATTGGTGCTATATGCAGCATATCCTTTGGAATTTCAGTAAAAACATCTGAAACGCAAAATTTATTTAGAATTTTAAAGTCTGCAGAAAAAAATATTAGACAACTGTAA
- a CDS encoding TIGR03111 family XrtG-associated glycosyltransferase → MEMILSKTFKEMIFWMAWIIIPFIMEIVPSIVGFFILIRKKMSLKKECFSGKLPEITVIVPVYNSAQTLESCIKSIYESNYPTELIDVMLVNNMSSDNSFEIFTKSQKEFEGLSMRYLNAKQGKSKALNMALFNSGGKYIIHIDSDGILETNAIRNMVVRFEQNTHIHCMTGAILTDAKYIENTKTPFLKLVRRCEFFEYAQAFLAGRNFESELNSIYTLSGAFSAFRKSTILKTQLYNSETVCEDTQITFQVRHLLKKKVYLCENALFFVEPIDNFNKLYTQRQRWQRGEMEVSHMFLKDKLYSAGGFFSNFMIRILMYDHTFAFPRMIWYFALIFLLFMDYPLYLVLGSVFVIYLLYVLSAFLFYLNVRVYLAEYKDIRKYYSAKVYLIVLMPLFNFMIFWIRFAGIINSIKLESKWRTLNLKEEYRAFCNISKSDFKRVFKIIDQVRRIVNNP, encoded by the coding sequence ATGGAGATGATATTAAGTAAAACCTTTAAGGAAATGATTTTTTGGATGGCATGGATTATAATACCATTTATAATGGAAATTGTGCCTTCCATTGTAGGATTTTTTATTTTAATTAGAAAGAAAATGTCCCTAAAAAAGGAATGTTTTTCGGGAAAACTTCCGGAAATAACAGTTATTGTTCCTGTATACAATTCTGCACAAACCCTGGAATCTTGTATTAAATCCATATATGAATCTAATTATCCTACTGAACTTATAGATGTGATGCTTGTAAATAATATGAGTAGTGATAATAGCTTCGAAATTTTCACAAAAAGTCAGAAAGAATTTGAAGGGCTGTCCATGAGGTACTTAAATGCGAAACAGGGTAAATCAAAAGCACTTAATATGGCACTTTTTAATAGCGGAGGGAAATATATAATTCATATTGACAGTGATGGCATACTTGAAACTAACGCAATAAGGAATATGGTTGTACGTTTTGAACAAAATACGCATATCCACTGTATGACCGGTGCAATTTTAACCGATGCCAAATATATAGAAAACACTAAAACTCCGTTTTTAAAATTAGTAAGAAGGTGTGAATTTTTTGAATATGCTCAAGCATTTTTAGCAGGAAGAAATTTTGAATCGGAGCTCAACAGTATATATACTTTATCTGGTGCCTTTTCAGCGTTTAGAAAATCCACAATTTTAAAAACTCAGCTCTATAATAGTGAAACTGTATGTGAAGATACCCAGATAACTTTTCAAGTTAGGCATTTGCTAAAGAAAAAAGTATATTTGTGTGAAAATGCACTTTTTTTTGTTGAGCCTATCGATAATTTTAATAAACTATATACTCAGCGCCAGCGTTGGCAGCGGGGTGAAATGGAAGTTTCACATATGTTTTTAAAGGACAAACTCTATTCAGCTGGAGGATTTTTTAGCAATTTTATGATAAGGATATTGATGTATGATCATACGTTTGCGTTTCCTAGGATGATATGGTATTTTGCCCTTATATTTCTTCTATTTATGGATTACCCACTTTATCTTGTCTTAGGATCTGTATTTGTAATATATTTATTATATGTTCTATCTGCATTCTTATTTTATCTAAATGTAAGGGTATATCTTGCAGAGTATAAGGATATAAGAAAATATTATTCTGCAAAAGTTTATTTGATTGTTTTAATGCCTCTATTTAACTTTATGATATTTTGGATAAGGTTTGCAGGAATTATCAATAGCATAAAGCTTGAGAGTAAGTGGAGAACACTGAATTTAAAAGAGGAGTATAGAGCCTTTTGCAATATAAGTAAGTCGGATTTTAAAAGAGTATTTAAAATAATAGACCAAGTAAGAAGGATAGTCAATAATCCATAA
- the xrtG gene encoding exosortase family protein XrtG, whose amino-acid sequence MKILICFLLIVWIYLITVFTRAKLYFFKFVAGSVGLFFFMMVILQPYLVNVLSRSVAAASGIMGDVTGCYQAFYQYSLILIQSGGSAISMYIDYECSGVIEILAFTALLWFFPLYNTLEKIMYNIIGVVWIFLANIIRIFIICVLVYYYGNNIFYFAHTIFGRIVFYALSIILYFYVFTRSQIKRQKVGNVLYGDDIK is encoded by the coding sequence ATGAAGATATTAATATGCTTTTTACTAATTGTATGGATATATTTAATAACGGTTTTTACAAGAGCTAAATTGTATTTCTTTAAATTTGTGGCGGGATCTGTTGGTTTGTTTTTTTTCATGATGGTGATTTTACAGCCTTATTTAGTAAATGTGTTAAGTCGTTCAGTTGCAGCAGCCTCAGGTATTATGGGAGATGTCACAGGATGTTATCAGGCATTTTACCAGTATTCACTTATACTTATACAAAGTGGAGGATCAGCTATATCCATGTATATAGACTATGAGTGTTCAGGAGTAATAGAGATACTTGCTTTTACTGCACTTTTATGGTTCTTTCCTTTATATAATACACTGGAAAAAATAATGTACAATATAATAGGAGTAGTGTGGATATTCCTGGCAAATATAATTAGAATTTTTATTATTTGTGTACTTGTATATTATTATGGTAACAATATTTTTTATTTTGCTCATACTATATTTGGAAGAATAGTTTTTTATGCCTTGTCAATAATTTTGTACTTTTACGTATTTACCAGGTCTCAAATTAAAAGGCAAAAGGTAGGTAATGTTTTATATGGAGATGATATTAAGTAA
- a CDS encoding Firmicu-CTERM sorting domain-containing protein, translating to MKKIITIISVLLISVMFLYPLKVYAADSGVTLDGYFDDWIDKPSQKLYYWQGAVHTVKWYSDDKDLYLYIKMATVGGQQLNNYTITYSDNNGIQGNLTIQVDRPSKGRISIYNYSMDYRPFSTDGYVVRGSNSDGKTSDQGEFRIPLTIFQKDSKDQMITLNLGFPNLGNQGVAFQVGSTYPYMGVSIGILIVASGFFIYRRKRKIE from the coding sequence ATGAAAAAGATAATTACAATTATATCTGTACTCCTTATATCTGTAATGTTTTTATATCCTTTAAAAGTATATGCTGCTGACAGTGGAGTGACACTAGATGGATATTTTGATGACTGGATTGATAAGCCAAGCCAAAAATTATATTATTGGCAGGGAGCAGTTCACACTGTGAAGTGGTATTCAGACGATAAAGATTTATATTTATATATAAAAATGGCAACTGTAGGAGGCCAACAGTTAAATAACTATACAATAACATATTCTGATAATAATGGCATTCAAGGAAACTTGACTATACAGGTTGATAGACCGTCCAAAGGGCGTATATCTATTTATAATTATAGCATGGATTACAGGCCGTTTTCTACAGACGGATACGTAGTACGTGGAAGCAACAGCGACGGAAAAACAAGTGATCAGGGTGAATTTAGAATACCTTTAACTATTTTTCAAAAGGACAGCAAAGATCAAATGATTACTTTAAATCTTGGGTTTCCTAATTTAGGCAATCAGGGTGTAGCATTTCAAGTAGGTAGTACTTATCCTTACATGGGAGTTTCTATAGGTATCTTGATCGTTGCTTCTGGATTTTTTATCTATCGTAGAAAGAGAAAAATAGAATGA
- a CDS encoding THUMP domain-containing class I SAM-dependent RNA methyltransferase: protein MDYTLIATSTFGLESVVAKELKNLGYDDLKLENGKVTFPGDEMDIVTCNLWLRTADRVLIKMSEFKAESFEELFQGTLAVDWGSIMPENAFMHVTGKSIKSKLHSVPDCQSIVKKAVIESMKKKYNREKFSEDGVEYKIEVAILKDIVTLTVDTSGEGLHKRGYRKNSGGAPMKETLAAALVLLSKWEPSRVLVDPMCGSGTIVIEAAMIGKNIAPGLNRSFVSEKWGIIPHDLWDDLRKHARNSINNKEFKILASDIDGWVIKTAKDNAKKAGVADQIEFQKIPVQSFSSKKKYGFIISNPPYGERLGDVKEVEKLYEDMGSVFSKLENWSYFIITAHEGFEKHFGKKSDKNRKLYNGKLKCYYYQYFGEKPKYN, encoded by the coding sequence ATGGACTATACTTTAATTGCCACATCAACTTTTGGACTTGAGTCCGTAGTGGCTAAAGAGCTTAAAAACTTAGGATATGATGACTTAAAATTGGAAAATGGTAAAGTTACTTTTCCTGGAGATGAGATGGATATAGTTACCTGTAACTTGTGGCTTAGAACTGCAGACAGGGTACTTATAAAAATGTCAGAATTTAAAGCTGAAAGTTTCGAAGAACTTTTTCAAGGAACACTTGCTGTAGATTGGGGAAGCATAATGCCTGAAAATGCGTTTATGCATGTAACTGGAAAATCTATAAAATCCAAACTACATAGCGTGCCGGATTGCCAGTCAATAGTTAAAAAAGCTGTTATTGAATCTATGAAAAAAAAGTATAACAGAGAGAAATTTAGTGAAGATGGAGTAGAATATAAAATAGAAGTAGCAATATTAAAGGATATAGTAACTTTAACGGTAGACACATCCGGTGAAGGACTTCATAAGAGGGGATATAGGAAGAACTCAGGTGGAGCACCTATGAAGGAAACTTTAGCAGCAGCTTTAGTTCTCCTAAGCAAATGGGAGCCCTCTAGAGTACTCGTAGATCCTATGTGCGGTTCTGGAACTATTGTCATTGAAGCTGCTATGATAGGAAAAAATATAGCACCAGGTTTAAATAGGAGCTTTGTGTCAGAAAAGTGGGGTATAATTCCTCATGATTTATGGGATGATTTGAGAAAGCATGCTAGAAATTCCATAAATAATAAAGAGTTTAAAATTTTAGCTTCGGATATAGATGGCTGGGTAATTAAAACCGCAAAAGATAATGCTAAAAAAGCAGGAGTGGCAGACCAAATTGAATTTCAAAAAATTCCTGTTCAAAGTTTTAGTTCAAAAAAGAAATATGGTTTTATAATAAGTAACCCACCTTATGGCGAAAGACTTGGAGATGTCAAGGAAGTGGAGAAACTTTATGAGGATATGGGCAGCGTATTTTCAAAGCTTGAAAATTGGTCTTATTTTATAATAACGGCTCATGAAGGATTTGAAAAACATTTTGGAAAAAAATCAGATAAGAATAGAAAATTATATAATGGCAAATTAAAATGTTATTATTATCAATATTTTGGAGAGAAGCCAAAATATAATTGA